The following proteins come from a genomic window of Chryseobacterium glaciei:
- the hemA gene encoding glutamyl-tRNA reductase has product MLQYSNINQTSNFAVLSISYEKADGETRGKFAFFDENIKNFVSQIHDENLGDAFVVSTCNRTEIYTTSPNYLLVAEEYCKTIGVNITDFLQFANILTKEEALKHLFRVAAGLESQIIGDFEIIGQIKKAYNRFKKERQNSNPYLERAINSAIQISKRIKNETGISNGAASVSYAAVHYILNSQKRITEKNILLLGVGEIGQNTVENLVKHVFQPKIKIANRTQEKAEKISEKYNIPHVDYFDFDNELKNTDILIVATGAKKPIINASHFPNGKETLIIDLSIPHNVDKDVTTNENVTLVDVDELSKQIQETIQQREKEIPKAESIIKEMAKEFLEWEKKRKLAPNIHHFKAVLKNMERNEMHNFYRKNKYINITDMELSEKMIQKITNRFAKYIIDNPWKAEEISKLMHEILVEQPNNEFNEKH; this is encoded by the coding sequence ATGTTACAATATTCCAATATAAATCAAACTTCAAATTTTGCGGTTCTTTCTATAAGCTATGAAAAGGCTGATGGAGAAACTCGCGGGAAATTTGCATTTTTTGATGAAAATATTAAAAATTTTGTCTCCCAAATTCATGATGAAAATTTAGGCGATGCTTTTGTGGTTTCCACTTGTAACAGAACCGAAATTTACACCACTTCTCCGAATTACCTTTTGGTAGCCGAAGAATACTGTAAAACGATCGGGGTAAATATCACAGATTTTCTTCAGTTTGCCAATATTTTAACCAAAGAAGAAGCTTTGAAACATCTGTTCAGAGTTGCTGCAGGTTTGGAAAGCCAGATCATTGGTGACTTCGAGATTATCGGACAGATCAAAAAAGCTTACAACCGTTTTAAAAAAGAAAGACAGAATTCTAATCCTTATCTGGAAAGAGCGATCAACTCGGCGATCCAGATCTCGAAGAGAATTAAAAACGAAACAGGAATCTCCAACGGAGCGGCTTCCGTTTCTTATGCTGCCGTTCATTATATTTTAAACAGTCAAAAAAGAATTACCGAGAAAAATATTCTTTTACTTGGAGTTGGAGAAATTGGGCAAAATACAGTTGAGAATCTTGTAAAACATGTTTTCCAGCCGAAAATAAAAATAGCAAACAGAACTCAGGAGAAAGCTGAAAAGATATCTGAAAAATACAACATTCCTCATGTTGACTATTTTGATTTTGACAACGAGTTGAAAAACACAGATATCCTTATCGTTGCTACCGGAGCCAAAAAACCTATCATCAATGCTTCTCACTTCCCGAACGGAAAAGAAACATTAATTATTGATCTTTCCATCCCTCATAACGTAGATAAAGATGTTACGACGAATGAAAATGTAACCTTAGTTGATGTTGATGAACTTTCAAAACAGATTCAGGAAACCATCCAGCAGAGAGAAAAAGAAATCCCAAAAGCCGAATCTATTATCAAAGAAATGGCAAAAGAGTTTCTTGAGTGGGAAAAAAAGAGAAAATTAGCACCAAATATTCACCATTTCAAAGCCGTTCTTAAGAATATGGAACGCAACGAGATGCATAATTTTTACCGAAAAAATAAATATATAAACATCACAGATATGGAGCTTTCTGAGAAAATGATTCAGAAAATCACCAATCGTTTTGCAAAATATATCATCGATAATCCTTGGAAAGCCGAAGAAATTAGTAAATTAATGCACGAAATATTAGTTGAACAACCAAACAACGAATTCAATGAAAAGCATTAG